The genomic window CTGGACGACCGTGCGCGTCGCGTCGCCCGGCCCGCCGTCGGTGAGGATGTAGACCTGTCCGAAGATCTGGAACGACCCGATCACGTGGGTCACCAGGACGAAGAGGAGCACGGGCCGGAGGAGCGGCAGCGTGATCGCCCAGAAGCGCCGCCACCCGCTGGCGCCGTCGATCGCCGCCGCCTCGTAGAGCTCGCGCGGGATGTCCTGGAGCCCGGCCAGGTAGATCACCAGGTAGTAGCCCGTGACCCACCAGACCGTCGTCAGGATGATCGCCCACATCGCGGTCGCGGGGTCACCGAGCCAGGGCCGCACGGGCACGCCGGCCGCCTTCAGGTAGTAGTTGAACGGGCCCACCACCGGGTCGAGGAGCCAGAGCCACGTGAGGCCCACCGTCACCACGGAGAGCGTGAACGGGAAGAAGAACGCGCTCCGCAGG from Candidatus Methylomirabilota bacterium includes these protein-coding regions:
- a CDS encoding sugar ABC transporter permease; amino-acid sequence: LRSAFFFPFTLSVVTVGLTWLWLLDPVVGPFNYYLKAAGVPVRPWLGDPATAMWAIILTTVWWVTGYYLVIYLAGLQDIPRELYEAAAIDGASGWRRFWAITLPLLRPVLLFVLVTHVIGSFQIFGQVYILTDGGPGDATRTVVQHLYETAFKNFFHFGSASAMAWVLFAIILGFSALQFRLLRGHTEY